In a single window of the Streptacidiphilus sp. P02-A3a genome:
- a CDS encoding ABC transporter permease has translation MRTLRRTWQFRIARLALAVLALVALLAVFGGQLAPHDPLAQDPNHILAGPSGNHLLGTDYLGRDVLSRLLAGTGLSVAGALEATGVALVIGIIPGLASLWLGRVFEWAALRAVDALMTLPFTLFAIAAIGILGNGLHQAMIALGVLLSPLFFRVTRAAALGLRQSPYVEAAELMGASRSWVLRVHIWSKVLPTVAVTAAQALATSLLTVASLTFLGLGVQPPAPTWGGMLATDLGYLSQQPWAPVLPGVLVMITAGALHLLADALRDSGAADVLRPGGADPAPAGDPTTVPTVREEKADADLAA, from the coding sequence ATGAGGACCCTGCGCCGTACCTGGCAGTTCCGCATCGCCCGGCTGGCCCTCGCGGTCCTGGCCCTGGTCGCGCTGCTGGCGGTCTTCGGCGGGCAGCTCGCCCCGCACGACCCGCTCGCCCAGGACCCGAACCACATCCTGGCCGGACCCAGCGGCAACCACCTGCTCGGCACCGACTACCTCGGCCGGGACGTGCTGTCGCGGCTGCTGGCCGGGACCGGCCTGTCGGTGGCCGGGGCGCTGGAGGCCACCGGAGTCGCCCTGGTCATCGGCATCATCCCGGGGCTGGCCTCGCTCTGGCTCGGCCGGGTCTTCGAGTGGGCCGCGCTGCGGGCCGTGGACGCGCTGATGACGCTGCCGTTCACCCTCTTCGCGATCGCCGCCATCGGCATCCTCGGCAACGGACTGCACCAGGCCATGATCGCGCTCGGGGTGCTGCTGTCGCCGCTGTTCTTCCGGGTCACCCGCGCCGCCGCCCTGGGGTTGCGGCAGTCCCCGTACGTGGAGGCCGCCGAACTCATGGGGGCCTCCCGCAGCTGGGTGCTGCGGGTGCACATCTGGAGCAAGGTGCTGCCGACCGTGGCCGTCACCGCCGCCCAGGCCCTGGCCACCAGCCTGCTCACGGTCGCCTCACTGACCTTCCTCGGACTCGGCGTCCAGCCGCCCGCTCCGACCTGGGGCGGCATGCTGGCCACCGACCTCGGCTACCTCTCCCAGCAGCCGTGGGCACCGGTCCTGCCCGGGGTCCTGGTCATGATCACCGCCGGTGCGCTGCACCTGCTCGCCGACGCCCTGCGGGACAGCGGCGCCGCGGACGTGCTCCGCCCCGGCGGCGCGGACCCCGCACCCGCCGGGGACCCGACCACCGTCCCCACCGTCCGGGAGGAGAAGGCCGATGCCGACCTCGCAGCCTGA
- a CDS encoding acyl-CoA dehydrogenase family protein, with protein sequence MSRNRPAPDRPAPGLPAPDLDRLPRVAAALAARAAEHDRDASFPYEGVAAVHQAGLLTATVGRAHGGPGAGLADTVRILRVLGGGDPAVALVTAMTLFTHAAQARNGAWPRPAYERLLTASADGPVLVNALRVEPDLGSPVRGGLPATVARQRGDHWELTGHKIFSTGAEALGRMLVWARTDEAAPRVGSFLVQPGSPGLTVLPTWNHLGLRASRSDDVRLDAVAVPLGDVIGLAAPGTDGGRDVVSGAWNALGLTALYLGVARAAQHWLTGFLHQRTPTALGAPLATLPRFQTAVGEIDTALTGAERLVGALARATDQGDAAAAEDAGAAKVIGTRAAIGAVEQAVALIGNHGLTQDNPLQRHLRDVLCSRVHTPQDDTVLLAAGRAALARRSTASAPAPTPAPTPAPTPTEGS encoded by the coding sequence ATGAGCCGGAACCGCCCCGCACCCGACCGCCCCGCACCCGGCCTTCCCGCGCCCGACCTCGACCGGCTGCCCCGGGTCGCCGCCGCGCTGGCGGCCCGCGCCGCCGAACACGACCGCGACGCGAGCTTCCCCTACGAGGGCGTCGCCGCCGTGCACCAGGCGGGGCTGCTCACCGCGACCGTCGGCCGCGCGCACGGCGGCCCCGGCGCCGGGCTCGCCGACACCGTCCGGATCCTGCGGGTCCTGGGCGGCGGAGACCCGGCGGTCGCCCTGGTCACCGCGATGACCCTGTTCACCCACGCCGCCCAGGCCCGCAACGGCGCCTGGCCGCGACCGGCGTACGAGCGGCTGCTGACGGCATCAGCCGACGGGCCGGTGCTGGTCAACGCGCTGCGGGTGGAGCCGGACCTCGGCTCGCCGGTGCGCGGCGGCCTGCCCGCGACCGTGGCCCGGCAGCGCGGCGACCACTGGGAACTGACCGGCCACAAGATCTTCTCCACCGGCGCGGAGGCCCTCGGCCGGATGCTGGTCTGGGCCCGCACCGACGAAGCCGCGCCCCGGGTCGGCTCGTTCCTGGTCCAGCCGGGCAGCCCCGGACTGACCGTGCTGCCCACCTGGAACCACCTCGGCCTGCGGGCCAGCCGCAGCGACGACGTCCGGCTGGACGCGGTCGCGGTCCCGCTCGGAGACGTCATCGGCCTCGCCGCTCCCGGAACCGACGGGGGAAGGGACGTCGTCAGCGGCGCCTGGAACGCGCTCGGCCTGACCGCCCTCTACCTCGGGGTCGCCCGCGCCGCCCAGCACTGGCTCACCGGCTTCCTGCACCAGCGCACCCCGACCGCCCTCGGCGCGCCGCTGGCCACGCTGCCGCGCTTCCAGACCGCGGTCGGTGAGATCGACACCGCGCTCACCGGCGCGGAACGGCTGGTCGGCGCGCTGGCCCGGGCCACCGACCAGGGGGACGCGGCGGCAGCCGAGGACGCCGGCGCGGCCAAGGTCATCGGCACCCGCGCCGCCATCGGCGCGGTCGAACAGGCGGTCGCTCTGATCGGCAACCACGGCCTCACCCAGGACAACCCCCTGCAACGGCACCTGCGCGACGTCCTGTGCAGCCGGGTGCACACCCCCCAGGACGACACGGTCCTGCTCGCCGCCGGACGGGCCGCCCTGGCCCGCCGGTCCACCGCTTCCGCACCCGCCCCGACACCCGCCCCGACACCCGCCCCGACACCCACAGAAGGCAGCTGA
- a CDS encoding ABC transporter substrate-binding protein, with amino-acid sequence MTSALKSSGTSVLARRSFLGLGVGAGAAVALTACGSGSGSGSTGAGSTSGTLKWGWALPTSWDPIYSSAGWDVHELSLVYAALTKLDAHGNAVPALASSWAYDPTGTQLTFTLRPGLTFSDGSALDAAAVKKSLDRSRTDAKSLVAAQLAHVAEVVAASTISVVVKLTQADYQIPNLLAGKTGMIVSPQAFGANPAGLATQPVGAGPFTLTSYVQNEKAVLKRNPAYWDAANIKLESFEVYPLPDSSTVVAALQSGQYNVAEIPGSEVAAAKAAGLDVQVISSMVVAVLDVNTSKAPFTNPDVALALQYAIDRQALLKTQQFGYGEVSNQPFPPGYVGHDPSSDGLYPYDPAKAKSLLAQAGYPSGGVDLEITTTAAAGLPEQLQAQLQAVGFNAKIQVIPLAQATEIVYVNHSESLFTDQFAGRDSAAQAFQVLFGTQGLMNPGRVAPPGLAAALAKVSATPLDSPEYPAVLRAATALAVRTMPNVFLYTVPRILARQRGVSALPADAVVQRFEGVTVA; translated from the coding sequence ATGACCTCTGCACTGAAGTCCTCCGGCACATCCGTCCTCGCCAGACGGTCCTTCCTCGGTCTCGGCGTCGGCGCGGGCGCCGCGGTCGCGCTCACGGCCTGCGGCAGTGGCTCCGGTTCGGGTTCCACCGGCGCCGGTTCCACCTCGGGCACGCTGAAGTGGGGTTGGGCCCTGCCGACCTCCTGGGACCCGATCTACTCCTCGGCCGGGTGGGACGTCCATGAGCTGTCGCTGGTCTACGCGGCCCTGACCAAGCTCGACGCCCACGGCAACGCCGTTCCCGCGCTGGCCAGTTCCTGGGCCTACGACCCGACCGGGACGCAGCTCACCTTCACCCTGCGCCCGGGCCTGACCTTCAGCGACGGCAGCGCGCTGGACGCGGCGGCGGTCAAGAAGAGCCTGGACCGAAGCCGGACCGACGCCAAGTCACTGGTCGCGGCGCAGCTGGCGCACGTCGCGGAGGTCGTCGCGGCCAGTACGATCAGCGTCGTCGTCAAGCTCACCCAGGCCGACTACCAGATACCCAACCTGCTGGCCGGGAAGACCGGGATGATCGTCAGTCCCCAGGCGTTCGGCGCGAACCCGGCCGGCCTCGCCACCCAGCCGGTCGGCGCGGGGCCCTTCACGCTCACCTCCTACGTGCAGAACGAGAAGGCGGTGCTGAAGCGCAACCCCGCCTACTGGGACGCGGCCAACATCAAGCTGGAGAGCTTCGAGGTCTACCCGCTGCCCGACTCCAGCACGGTCGTGGCGGCGCTTCAGTCCGGGCAGTACAACGTCGCGGAGATACCCGGCAGCGAGGTCGCCGCCGCCAAGGCGGCCGGTCTCGACGTGCAGGTGATCTCCTCGATGGTGGTCGCCGTGCTCGACGTCAACACCAGCAAGGCGCCGTTCACCAACCCGGACGTGGCGCTGGCGTTGCAGTACGCGATCGACCGTCAGGCACTGCTCAAGACGCAGCAGTTCGGCTACGGCGAGGTCAGCAACCAGCCGTTCCCGCCCGGCTACGTCGGCCATGACCCGTCCTCGGACGGCCTGTACCCGTACGACCCGGCCAAGGCCAAGTCGCTTCTCGCACAGGCGGGTTATCCGAGCGGCGGGGTCGACCTGGAGATCACCACCACGGCCGCGGCCGGGCTGCCCGAGCAGTTGCAGGCGCAGTTGCAGGCGGTCGGGTTCAACGCGAAGATCCAGGTGATCCCGCTGGCCCAGGCCACCGAGATCGTCTACGTGAACCACTCCGAGTCGCTGTTCACCGACCAGTTCGCCGGACGCGACTCCGCCGCCCAGGCATTCCAGGTCCTGTTCGGCACGCAGGGCCTGATGAACCCGGGCCGGGTCGCGCCCCCGGGACTGGCCGCCGCGCTGGCCAAGGTCTCGGCGACGCCGCTGGACTCGCCCGAGTACCCGGCCGTGCTGCGGGCCGCGACCGCGCTGGCGGTGCGGACCATGCCGAACGTCTTCCTCTACACCGTGCCGCGGATCCTGGCCCGGCAGCGCGGCGTCTCGGCGCTGCCCGCCGACGCCGTGGTGCAGCGCTTCGAAGGGGTGACCGTCGCGTGA
- a CDS encoding ABC transporter permease, with product MSAVTADGPGRTGGDHRTGTGAVRLRALSARAGRAPLPVARALASTVTVFLLSSMLTFGLGAMSGDNPGAAVLGITATPADIARMNHQFGLDRPLPVQYVSWLGHALRGDLGRSWFTSASVSQSVFQALPVDLSVAGLALLIAVVLGGAAGIAAALSNGGWVDRLVTAVCAVLGTLPAFVAAIALIVIVSVQLGALPSGGYLPFTQDPGQWLRFALLPAFALSLDAAAGIARQLRTSLVGALRENYVTGAAMRGLSARRVLFGHVLRNAAGPALTVLGMSVPMVIGGAVVTERIFNLPGIAQLALQAAQEQDVPVIQGTLLVTVGVVLISNLAVNAGLSALNPAARRRRTGPGASVDGRAAG from the coding sequence GTGAGCGCCGTGACAGCGGACGGTCCGGGCCGGACGGGCGGTGACCACAGGACGGGGACGGGCGCCGTTCGGCTGCGGGCGCTGTCCGCCCGCGCCGGGCGGGCGCCGCTGCCGGTGGCCAGGGCGCTCGCGAGCACGGTGACGGTGTTCCTGCTGTCCTCGATGCTGACCTTCGGCCTCGGCGCGATGTCCGGGGACAACCCGGGCGCGGCGGTGCTCGGCATCACCGCCACCCCGGCCGACATCGCCCGGATGAACCACCAGTTCGGCCTGGACCGGCCGCTGCCGGTACAGTACGTCAGCTGGCTCGGCCACGCCCTGCGGGGTGACCTGGGACGTTCCTGGTTCACCTCGGCGTCGGTCTCGCAGAGCGTCTTCCAGGCGCTGCCGGTGGACCTGTCGGTGGCCGGTCTGGCGCTGCTGATCGCGGTGGTGCTGGGCGGCGCCGCCGGGATCGCCGCCGCGCTCAGCAACGGCGGCTGGGTCGACCGGCTGGTCACGGCCGTCTGCGCGGTGCTCGGCACCCTGCCCGCCTTCGTCGCCGCGATCGCGCTGATCGTGATCGTCTCGGTGCAGCTGGGCGCGCTGCCCTCGGGCGGTTATCTGCCGTTCACCCAGGACCCGGGCCAGTGGCTGCGGTTCGCCCTGCTGCCCGCCTTCGCGCTGAGCCTGGACGCCGCCGCCGGGATCGCCCGGCAGCTGCGCACCTCGCTGGTCGGCGCGCTGCGGGAGAACTACGTCACCGGCGCGGCGATGCGCGGCCTCTCCGCCCGCCGGGTGCTCTTCGGCCACGTGCTGCGGAACGCCGCCGGGCCCGCGCTCACCGTCCTCGGCATGAGCGTGCCGATGGTGATCGGCGGCGCGGTCGTCACCGAGCGGATCTTCAACCTTCCGGGCATCGCCCAACTCGCTCTGCAGGCCGCGCAGGAGCAGGACGTGCCGGTGATCCAGGGCACGCTGCTGGTCACCGTCGGGGTGGTGCTGATCTCGAACCTGGCGGTCAACGCCGGGCTTTCGGCGCTCAATCCGGCCGCCCGCCGTCGGCGGACCGGGCCCGGCGCGAGCGTCGACGGGAGGGCCGCCGGATGA
- a CDS encoding LLM class flavin-dependent oxidoreductase, giving the protein MSVEFIGMIGTRDGSETRPPSGPVVDPDYTRRFARAHEEAGFDRILIGYGSSQPDGTQVAAHVAAHTERLGLLVAHRPGFVAPTLAARTFATLDQFSGGRVAVHIITGGHDTEQRRDGDHLPKDERYDRTDEYLDVLTRAWTEDEPFGLEGRYYRFEDFHAEVRPVQQPRIPLYFGGSSPAAYRVGGKHADVFALWGEPLAETAQQIASVRAAAEAAGRTTPPRISVSFRPILGATEEAAWERAHGILDTIKGHGAKNPLFGRRRAILPVGPDARPQNSGSQRLLAAAAKADRHDRALWTAPAAATGAAGNSTALVGTPETVAQALLDYVDIGVTTLLIRGYDPLDDAVDYGKQLLPLVRQEIANRENAARGSAAARTPLVSVPGGAR; this is encoded by the coding sequence ATGAGCGTCGAATTCATCGGCATGATCGGCACCCGCGACGGATCGGAGACCCGGCCACCGTCCGGACCCGTGGTCGACCCCGACTACACCCGCCGCTTCGCCCGGGCCCACGAGGAGGCCGGGTTCGACCGGATCCTCATCGGCTACGGCTCCAGCCAGCCCGACGGCACCCAGGTCGCCGCCCACGTCGCCGCCCACACCGAACGCCTGGGCCTGCTCGTCGCCCACCGGCCCGGCTTCGTCGCGCCCACGCTCGCCGCCCGCACCTTCGCCACCCTGGACCAGTTCTCCGGCGGCCGGGTCGCGGTCCACATCATCACCGGCGGCCACGACACCGAGCAGCGCCGCGACGGCGACCACCTGCCCAAGGACGAGCGCTACGACCGCACCGACGAGTACCTCGACGTCCTCACCCGCGCCTGGACCGAGGACGAGCCCTTCGGACTGGAAGGCCGCTACTACCGCTTCGAGGACTTCCACGCCGAGGTCCGCCCGGTCCAGCAGCCGCGCATCCCGCTGTACTTCGGCGGATCCTCCCCGGCCGCCTACCGGGTCGGCGGCAAGCACGCCGACGTCTTCGCGCTGTGGGGCGAGCCACTGGCCGAGACCGCGCAGCAGATCGCCTCCGTCCGCGCCGCCGCCGAGGCCGCCGGGCGGACCACCCCGCCCCGGATCAGCGTCTCCTTCCGACCGATCCTCGGTGCGACCGAGGAGGCCGCCTGGGAACGCGCGCACGGCATCCTGGACACCATCAAGGGCCACGGCGCGAAGAACCCGCTGTTCGGCCGCCGCCGGGCGATCCTGCCGGTCGGCCCCGACGCGCGGCCGCAGAACTCCGGCTCGCAGCGGCTGCTCGCCGCCGCGGCCAAGGCCGACCGGCACGACCGGGCACTGTGGACCGCCCCCGCCGCCGCCACCGGCGCCGCCGGGAACTCCACCGCCCTGGTCGGCACCCCGGAAACGGTCGCCCAGGCCCTGCTCGACTACGTCGACATCGGCGTGACCACCCTGCTGATCCGCGGCTACGACCCGCTGGACGACGCGGTCGACTACGGCAAGCAACTGCTGCCCCTGGTACGCCAGGAGATCGCCAACCGCGAGAACGCCGCCCGTGGAAGCGCCGCCGCCCGCACCCCGCTGGTGTCGGTCCCCGGCGGTGCCCGATGA
- a CDS encoding alpha/beta hydrolase: MTAPATNRATNRDTARGTSWHPDQGLLPRGTLVLLPGRGEHPGVYERFGRRLAADAYVVHVLDTAGPDQRAAVAEIARLAGGAPVPLVLAGSDTGALRALAAAADPSLRIDALLLAGTALADDGTSITDWEGELTARTACPTHRGRLDADPGFDRGSLAEPVPASITRAADRAARQLGDLPVLLIHGDADTVSPVAEARRLASALPGAVLATVTGGRHDALNDISHRSVAATVVQWLERLRGGPGSPAVVTLSTAERP, translated from the coding sequence ATGACCGCCCCCGCCACCAACCGCGCCACCAACCGCGACACCGCCCGCGGCACCAGCTGGCACCCCGACCAGGGCCTGCTGCCGCGCGGCACCCTGGTGCTGCTCCCCGGCCGTGGCGAGCACCCCGGCGTGTACGAGCGCTTCGGCCGCCGACTTGCCGCCGACGCCTACGTGGTGCACGTCCTCGACACCGCCGGACCGGACCAGCGGGCCGCCGTCGCGGAGATCGCCCGGCTGGCCGGGGGCGCGCCGGTCCCGCTGGTCCTGGCCGGCTCCGACACCGGCGCGCTGCGAGCGCTGGCCGCCGCCGCCGACCCGTCGCTGCGCATCGACGCGCTCCTGCTGGCAGGCACCGCACTCGCCGATGACGGAACGTCAATCACCGACTGGGAGGGGGAGTTGACCGCTCGTACGGCCTGCCCCACGCACCGGGGGCGGCTGGACGCGGACCCCGGCTTCGACCGGGGCAGCCTGGCCGAGCCGGTCCCGGCCTCGATCACCCGGGCCGCCGACCGGGCCGCACGGCAACTCGGCGACCTCCCGGTGCTGCTGATCCACGGGGACGCCGACACCGTCAGCCCGGTCGCCGAGGCCCGCCGCCTGGCATCGGCCCTGCCGGGGGCGGTGCTGGCGACCGTCACCGGCGGACGGCACGACGCGCTCAACGACATCTCCCACCGCAGCGTCGCCGCCACCGTCGTCCAGTGGCTGGAACGCCTGCGGGGCGGACCCGGGTCGCCGGCCGTGGTGACCCTCAGCACCGCCGAGCGGCCGTAG
- a CDS encoding ABC transporter ATP-binding protein encodes MPTSQPEGPDPAAVAPVLAVEGLHITVGGGRVEAVRDVSFSVRAGESVGLVGESGSGKTLTCRSVLGALPPGCAVSAGRATLSGTELTGLDRRGWERLRGVSLGAVFQDPASYLNPSLTVGRQLAEPLRVRQGLSRPDAHRRAVELFAAVGLHQPEQVYHRYPYELSGGMLQRVLIATAIAGDPDLLVADEATTALDTVVQAEVLDLLGRLRSERGLALLLVSHDLAVVAEVCDRIVVLYAGEVVEDGPTEQVLAAPAHPYTEALLRVASIGDWSRRELAVIPGRPPEAGRAPSGCRFADRCAHTTTACTEGPVELRPSGLDRRSRCLRTAELTLSGTTPREVTA; translated from the coding sequence ATGCCGACCTCGCAGCCTGAAGGGCCGGATCCGGCGGCCGTGGCACCGGTCCTCGCCGTCGAGGGCCTGCACATCACCGTGGGCGGCGGCCGGGTCGAGGCCGTCCGCGACGTCTCCTTCAGCGTCCGCGCCGGGGAGTCCGTCGGCCTGGTCGGCGAGTCCGGCAGCGGCAAGACGCTGACCTGCCGCTCCGTCCTCGGGGCACTGCCGCCCGGCTGCGCCGTCTCGGCCGGGCGGGCGACACTGTCCGGAACCGAGCTGACCGGCCTGGACCGGCGCGGTTGGGAGCGGCTGCGCGGGGTGAGCCTCGGCGCGGTCTTCCAGGACCCGGCGTCCTACCTGAACCCCTCCCTGACCGTCGGCCGCCAGCTCGCCGAACCGCTGCGGGTGCGCCAGGGACTCTCCCGCCCGGACGCCCACCGGCGGGCCGTGGAGCTGTTCGCGGCGGTCGGTCTGCACCAGCCCGAACAGGTCTACCACCGCTATCCCTACGAGCTGTCCGGCGGGATGCTCCAGCGGGTGCTGATCGCCACCGCGATCGCCGGAGACCCCGACCTGCTGGTCGCCGACGAGGCCACCACCGCGCTCGACACCGTGGTCCAGGCCGAGGTGCTGGACCTGCTGGGACGGCTGCGGTCCGAGCGCGGCCTGGCACTGCTGCTGGTCAGCCACGACCTGGCGGTGGTCGCCGAGGTCTGCGACCGGATCGTGGTGCTGTACGCCGGGGAGGTGGTCGAGGACGGCCCGACCGAGCAGGTCCTGGCCGCGCCCGCGCACCCCTACACCGAGGCGCTGCTGCGGGTGGCCTCGATCGGCGACTGGTCGCGCCGCGAGCTCGCGGTGATCCCCGGCCGACCGCCCGAGGCCGGACGCGCGCCGAGCGGCTGCCGCTTCGCGGACCGCTGCGCCCACACCACGACCGCCTGCACCGAGGGCCCGGTGGAGCTGCGCCCCAGCGGGCTCGACCGGCGCAGCCGCTGCCTGCGCACCGCGGAACTGACCCTGTCCGGAACCACCCCGCGGGAGGTGACCGCATGA
- a CDS encoding ABC transporter ATP-binding protein produces the protein MSAEQNEGSTLLRIEELSVTFGRRGGRPGRQVLDGVSLHARAGEILGVIGETGSGKTTLARAVVGLAPVSGGRITVDGAEVTGLRGRALREFRRTGRVQYLFQDPLRSLDPDLTVGALVAEPLAATGTGSREQRADRAAEALRRVGLDAGIADRLPGQLSGGQRQRVALARTVVTRPRLLLADEPVSALDASNRNHVLRLFDRLRDELDVAVVVISHDLSSLAGIADRIAVLYRGRLVEQGPTAEVLTRPLHPYTALLTASAPSVRREHSIRAGQLRPRADLPGWALLEDQRGCGFAARCPFTSDACQVAPPAAGSAGGREAACHHASTWREQLAAPALAD, from the coding sequence ATGAGTGCCGAACAGAACGAGGGCAGCACCCTGCTGCGGATCGAGGAACTGTCGGTGACCTTCGGCCGGCGCGGCGGACGTCCCGGCCGGCAGGTTCTGGACGGAGTGTCGCTGCACGCCCGGGCAGGCGAGATCCTCGGCGTCATCGGCGAGACCGGCTCCGGCAAGACCACACTGGCCCGGGCCGTGGTCGGCCTGGCCCCGGTCAGCGGCGGTCGGATCACCGTGGACGGGGCCGAGGTCACCGGGCTGCGCGGTCGGGCGCTGCGGGAGTTCCGCCGCACCGGGCGGGTCCAGTACCTGTTCCAGGACCCGCTGCGCTCGCTCGACCCGGACCTGACGGTCGGCGCGCTGGTCGCCGAACCGCTCGCGGCGACCGGCACCGGCAGCCGCGAGCAGCGCGCCGACCGCGCCGCCGAGGCGCTGCGCCGGGTCGGCCTGGACGCCGGGATCGCCGACCGGCTGCCGGGACAGCTCTCCGGTGGGCAGCGGCAGCGGGTGGCGCTGGCCCGGACCGTGGTCACCCGCCCTCGGCTGCTGCTCGCGGACGAACCGGTGAGCGCCCTGGACGCGTCCAACCGCAACCATGTGCTGCGGCTGTTCGACCGGCTGCGCGACGAGCTGGACGTGGCCGTCGTCGTCATCTCGCACGACCTCAGCTCGCTGGCCGGGATCGCCGACCGGATCGCGGTGCTCTACCGCGGGCGGCTGGTCGAACAGGGCCCCACCGCCGAGGTGCTGACCCGCCCGCTGCACCCCTACACCGCACTGCTGACCGCCTCCGCGCCCAGCGTCCGGCGTGAACACAGCATCCGCGCGGGGCAGTTGCGCCCGCGTGCGGACCTTCCGGGCTGGGCGCTGCTGGAGGACCAGCGGGGCTGCGGCTTCGCCGCCCGCTGCCCGTTCACCTCCGACGCCTGCCAGGTCGCGCCACCGGCCGCGGGCAGCGCGGGCGGGCGTGAGGCCGCCTGCCACCACGCCTCCACCTGGCGCGAGCAGCTGGCCGCGCCCGCGCTCGCCGACTGA
- a CDS encoding LLM class flavin-dependent oxidoreductase, whose protein sequence is MSIEFIGIASTAPFSETGTPTGPVVQPGYLRELAQAHERSGFDRILVAHSSGSPDGFTVADQVLTHTTRLGVLLAHRPGFVSPTLAARKFATLDAFHPGRVALHVITGGDDADQARDGDLSDKPTRYRRTDEFLQVVRKTWTATEPFDHDGEFYQVRGGRSSLLPSRPIPVYFGGASDDAVRAGAKHADVYAFWGEPLAGIAERITQVREAAAPHGRVPNFSVSLRPIPAATEAGAWQRAEEILRLTKERSGELRRAFKIDHTGQQGSQRLLEYAAQGDVHDKRLWTAVAKVTGAAGNSTALVGSYEQVAESLLDYTALGVGTLLIRGFSPLEDARDYGTLVSLVREQSERQGFVGNRRPVEDHGLVGAGAAGA, encoded by the coding sequence ATGTCCATCGAGTTCATCGGCATCGCCTCCACCGCGCCGTTCAGCGAGACCGGGACCCCCACCGGGCCGGTCGTCCAGCCCGGCTACCTGCGCGAACTCGCCCAGGCCCACGAGCGGTCCGGCTTCGACCGGATCCTGGTCGCGCACTCCTCCGGGAGCCCGGACGGCTTCACCGTCGCCGACCAGGTGCTCACCCACACCACCCGGCTCGGGGTGCTGCTGGCCCACCGGCCCGGTTTCGTCTCGCCGACCCTGGCCGCGCGCAAGTTCGCCACCCTGGACGCCTTCCACCCGGGCCGGGTCGCCCTGCACGTGATCACCGGCGGCGACGACGCCGACCAGGCCCGGGACGGCGACCTCAGTGACAAGCCCACCCGCTACCGGCGTACCGACGAGTTCCTGCAGGTGGTCCGCAAGACCTGGACCGCCACCGAGCCCTTCGACCACGACGGGGAGTTCTACCAGGTGCGCGGCGGACGCTCGTCGCTGCTGCCGTCCCGGCCGATCCCGGTCTACTTCGGCGGCGCCTCCGACGACGCGGTCCGGGCCGGGGCCAAGCACGCCGACGTGTACGCGTTCTGGGGAGAGCCGCTGGCCGGTATCGCCGAGCGGATCACCCAGGTCCGCGAGGCCGCCGCGCCGCACGGGCGGGTGCCGAACTTCAGCGTCAGCCTGCGGCCGATCCCGGCCGCGACCGAGGCCGGGGCGTGGCAGCGGGCCGAGGAGATCCTGCGGCTCACCAAGGAGCGCTCCGGCGAGCTGCGCCGGGCCTTCAAGATCGACCACACCGGGCAGCAGGGCTCCCAGCGCCTCCTTGAGTACGCGGCCCAGGGCGACGTCCACGACAAGCGGCTGTGGACCGCGGTGGCCAAGGTCACCGGCGCGGCCGGCAACTCGACCGCACTGGTCGGCTCGTACGAGCAGGTCGCCGAGTCGCTGCTGGACTACACCGCGCTGGGCGTCGGCACGCTGCTGATCCGCGGCTTCTCCCCGCTGGAGGACGCCCGCGACTACGGGACGCTGGTGAGCCTGGTGCGGGAGCAGTCGGAGCGCCAGGGCTTCGTCGGCAACCGCCGACCCGTCGAGGACCACGGCCTGGTGGGCGCGGGAGCCGCGGGCGCATGA